A window of Sagittula sp. P11 genomic DNA:
TTGATGGTGATCTCGCCGTCGGCATGGCCCATGATGACATCCGCCTCGCCGGTGGCGGTCTGCTCGGACAGCATCTTGAAGACTGGCCGCGCGCCGGTGTCCTGCGGCGTGAACCAGCCCCAGCGGACGAGGTTGGCAATCACCCAGCGCTTGGCATGTTCGCTGCGCTCCCAGAGCGGCAGGTTGTCGGGTTCGCGCAGGTCGGGCACCGTCTCCGTCATGGCGCAGGCGCGGCAGAGCGGGCCGTCCTCCGCCTTCCAGTTGCAGGCGATCTCTTCGCGGTTCGCGCAGAACGCCGCGTCGGCCAGCATGGTCTGCGTGTCCGGGTCGAAGGTGACGGTCTGGCCACAGCCGCAGGCGGTGTTGTGGAAGAAGACGTCGGCCCCGCAGTTGGGGCAATGGAAAACGCGCATCGCGGACTCTCTGATTGCTTGGCGCCGCTCAACGCGCGGTTCCGACCCCGGTTCCATAGGCGCTGCACATCGTTCGGGCCAGAGGTTTCGGTTCCGGCGTTTTGCCGACGGAGCGGCGAAACGGGCACAAAGGCACTTGCCGAACGCTACTAATTCCAATATTCCGGAAATATGGAATCAACCGACCACATCCACCTCGCGCAACTCACCGCGCTCGCCCATCCGAAGCGGCTGTCGCTGTTTCGGCTGCTGATGCGGCGTTACCCGGACCGGGTGCCGGCGGGCGACCTGGCAGAGGCGCTCGGGATGCCGCCGTCTTCCTTGTCGGCGGCCCTGGCGCAGCTTCGGCAGGCGGGGCTCGTGACGCAGGATCGGCAGGGCACATCGCTCCTTTATGCCGCGGACACCGGCGGATCGGGGCGGCTGGTGAACTTTCTGGTCGCCGACTGCTGCCGCGGACGTGGCGACATCTGTTTCAACCTGTCGGGGGAGGACCCGCTCATGACGGACCATAAGACGCGCAAGTGGAACGTGCTGTTCATATGCACCGGCAACTCGGCCCGGTCTATCTTTGCCGAGACGCTGCTGCGCGAGATGGCGGGCGACCGGTTCGAGGTCTTCTCGGCCGGGACCCGCCCGCAGTCGGAACTGAACCCCCACGCCGTGGCGCTGCTGGCGGCGAAGGGGCATGACATCTCGCCGCTGCGTTCCAAGCATGTCTCGGAGTTCCAGGGTGAGGGTGCGCCGAAGATGGATTTCGTGTTCACGGTCTGCGACACGGCCGCGAACGAGGAATGTCCGCCGTGGCCCGGTCAGCCGATGTCCGGTCACTGGGGGCAGCCCGACCCGGTGAAGGCCACGGGCACGGAGGCAGAGCGCAGGCTGGCCTTCCAGCAGGTCTACGGTGCGCTGAAGAACCGGATCGCCGCCTTCGCCGCCCTGCCGATGGGCACGCTGGACCGGGTCGCGCTGCAGGCGCGGATCGACGACATCGGACGCACCATGGAAGAGACGACATGACCGTATACGCGCTGAACGGCCTCGGCCGGATGGGAAAACTGGTGCTGAAGCCGCTGCTGGAGGCGGGTGCGCAGATCGCCTGGATCAACGATGCCGTGGGGGACCCGGCGATGCACGCGCATCTGCTGGAGTTCGACACCGTGCACGGGCGCTGGGATGCCCGTATCTCTTCCGACGCGGACAGCATCACCGTCGACGGGGTGCGCCTGCCGGTCCATGCGACGAAGACGCTGGAGGACCTGCCGCTCGACGG
This region includes:
- a CDS encoding metalloregulator ArsR/SmtB family transcription factor, yielding MESTDHIHLAQLTALAHPKRLSLFRLLMRRYPDRVPAGDLAEALGMPPSSLSAALAQLRQAGLVTQDRQGTSLLYAADTGGSGRLVNFLVADCCRGRGDICFNLSGEDPLMTDHKTRKWNVLFICTGNSARSIFAETLLREMAGDRFEVFSAGTRPQSELNPHAVALLAAKGHDISPLRSKHVSEFQGEGAPKMDFVFTVCDTAANEECPPWPGQPMSGHWGQPDPVKATGTEAERRLAFQQVYGALKNRIAAFAALPMGTLDRVALQARIDDIGRTMEETT